One Micromonospora craniellae genomic region harbors:
- the cas2 gene encoding CRISPR-associated endonuclease Cas2: MSLDDVRRYLIAYDISDDVRRTKVAKKLESYGDRVQYSVFIVDTRPAKFLRLRTQLTDMIDEGTDSVLFCNLGTLRANNRRSLDVIGCSRTITDHGPAIL; the protein is encoded by the coding sequence ATGAGCCTTGATGACGTGCGGCGCTACCTCATCGCGTACGACATTTCCGACGATGTCCGCCGAACGAAGGTCGCCAAGAAACTCGAATCATACGGCGACCGCGTACAGTACAGCGTGTTCATCGTGGACACCCGGCCAGCAAAGTTCCTACGGCTCCGCACCCAACTCACCGACATGATCGACGAGGGCACAGACTCCGTCCTGTTCTGCAACCTGGGTACCCTCCGCGCGAACAACCGTCGATCGCTCGACGTGATCGGCTGCAGCCGCACCATCACCGACCACGGCCCAGCGATCCTCTGA